Proteins co-encoded in one Marinobacter gudaonensis genomic window:
- the panC gene encoding pantoate--beta-alanine ligase: protein MRTVHSLKELRTILRGYRQQGKTIGLVPTMGNLHDGHISLVRKAAEMADVVVTSIFVNPMQFGAGEDLDRYPRTLAEDQDQLAAAGNTLVFAPTVAEIYPEGLAKQTQVVVPDVSDGHCGASRPGHFEGVATVVTMLFNMVQPDVAVFGEKDFQQLAVIRKMVRDLMVPVDVIGSPTVREDDGLAKSSRNGFLSPEERKIAPAVFQTLQAVCKEIANGRTDFPALESEAEARLAEAGLRPDYFNIVNSQTLKPATPEDSDLTLLVAAFLGTTRLIDNLSLSR, encoded by the coding sequence ATGAGAACCGTACATTCCCTCAAAGAACTGCGAACCATACTCCGCGGCTATCGCCAGCAGGGCAAGACCATCGGCCTGGTGCCCACCATGGGCAACCTCCACGACGGACACATTTCCCTGGTACGCAAGGCCGCCGAGATGGCCGACGTGGTGGTCACCAGCATCTTCGTGAATCCCATGCAATTCGGGGCCGGCGAAGACCTCGACCGCTACCCCCGAACGCTCGCCGAGGACCAGGACCAGTTGGCCGCTGCCGGCAACACCCTGGTGTTCGCCCCAACCGTGGCCGAAATCTACCCGGAGGGCCTGGCCAAGCAGACCCAGGTGGTTGTCCCGGATGTCAGCGATGGCCACTGTGGCGCCAGCCGTCCAGGGCACTTCGAAGGCGTTGCGACAGTAGTCACCATGCTGTTCAACATGGTGCAACCCGACGTTGCAGTGTTTGGCGAGAAGGACTTCCAGCAACTGGCTGTGATTCGCAAGATGGTGCGTGATCTGATGGTACCCGTTGACGTGATTGGCTCGCCCACCGTGCGCGAAGACGACGGCCTGGCCAAAAGCTCCCGTAACGGCTTCCTCAGCCCGGAGGAAAGGAAAATAGCGCCTGCCGTCTTCCAGACGCTGCAGGCGGTCTGCAAGGAGATCGCCAATGGTCGTACAGACTTCCCGGCGCTGGAAAGCGAAGCTGAAGCTCGGCTCGCCGAAGCCGGCCTTCGTCCGGACTACTTCAACATCGTGAACAGCCAGACGCTCAAGCCGGCAACCCCCGAAGACAGTGACCTCACGCTTCTGGTGGCGGCCTTCCTCGGTACCACCCGACTGATCGACAACCTGTCCCTATCGCGATAG
- the panB gene encoding 3-methyl-2-oxobutanoate hydroxymethyltransferase: MAVTINTLREYKQKGEAFAALTSYDATFAQVVSEAGVPVILIGDSLGMVLQGHDSTLPVTMDQMVYHVSCVAKGNRGSLIMADMPFMSYGTVESALENAAELMRAGAHMVKLEGTDWMKETITALTERAVPVCAHLGLTPQFVNKFGGYKVQGRDEKAAEMMIEHACELEAAGADVILLECVPAPLAARIAQAVKAPVIGIGAGSDTDGQILVLHDMLGISTGRKPRFVKNFLAETDSVQEAIEAYVKAVAERTFPAEEHTFKA; encoded by the coding sequence ATGGCTGTTACCATCAATACCCTGCGTGAATACAAGCAAAAGGGCGAAGCCTTTGCCGCCCTCACCTCCTACGATGCCACCTTCGCGCAGGTGGTCAGTGAAGCCGGGGTCCCCGTGATCCTCATCGGCGATTCCCTGGGCATGGTGCTGCAGGGCCACGACAGTACCCTGCCAGTCACCATGGACCAGATGGTCTATCACGTAAGCTGCGTGGCCAAGGGCAACCGGGGCTCGCTGATCATGGCGGACATGCCGTTCATGAGCTACGGCACCGTGGAATCTGCCCTGGAGAACGCGGCGGAACTGATGCGCGCTGGCGCCCACATGGTAAAACTCGAGGGCACGGACTGGATGAAAGAAACCATCACTGCGCTCACCGAACGTGCAGTGCCTGTGTGCGCACACCTGGGCCTGACGCCTCAGTTCGTGAACAAGTTCGGTGGCTACAAAGTGCAGGGCCGGGACGAGAAAGCCGCGGAAATGATGATTGAGCACGCCTGCGAGCTGGAGGCCGCCGGCGCCGACGTTATCCTGCTCGAGTGCGTGCCCGCTCCCTTGGCCGCCCGGATCGCTCAGGCGGTCAAGGCGCCGGTGATCGGAATCGGCGCAGGCTCGGACACCGACGGCCAGATTCTGGTGCTGCACGACATGCTCGGTATCAGCACCGGTCGCAAGCCCCGCTTCGTGAAGAACTTCCTGGCAGAAACAGACTCAGTTCAGGAAGCCATCGAGGCCTACGTAAAGGCCGTGGCAGAGCGCACATTCCCCGCTGAGGAGCACACCTTCAAGGCATGA
- the folK gene encoding 2-amino-4-hydroxy-6-hydroxymethyldihydropteridine diphosphokinase yields the protein MMTDVFIGLGSNLKEPAAQLARAVAELASLPDCTLVAQSPFYASRPVGPQDQPDFINGAVWLKTALSPHQLLDQLQAIEQAHGRERLQHWGPRTLDLDILLFGNLTLNDERLTVPHRELANRDFALQPLLDLKPDLHMPDGKAIAELRRQCPDNRLRKLPPADYP from the coding sequence ATGATGACCGACGTCTTTATCGGGCTGGGCAGCAATCTCAAGGAGCCTGCAGCACAACTGGCCCGGGCGGTCGCCGAACTGGCATCCCTGCCTGACTGTACCCTTGTGGCACAGTCGCCTTTCTATGCCAGTCGTCCGGTCGGCCCCCAGGACCAGCCGGACTTTATCAACGGGGCGGTCTGGCTCAAGACTGCGCTCAGCCCCCACCAGCTTCTGGATCAGTTACAAGCCATCGAACAGGCCCATGGTCGGGAGCGTCTGCAACACTGGGGGCCGCGCACCCTGGATCTGGACATCCTGCTCTTCGGCAACCTGACCCTCAACGACGAACGACTGACCGTGCCTCACCGGGAGCTGGCCAACCGGGACTTTGCCCTGCAGCCGCTGCTGGATCTGAAGCCAGACCTGCATATGCCCGATGGCAAAGCCATCGCCGAACTGCGGCGGCAATGCCCCGACAACCGCTTGCGCAAGCTTCCGCCAGCGGATTACCCTTAA